A single Dechloromonas denitrificans DNA region contains:
- a CDS encoding ABC transporter ATP-binding protein translates to MSKKIGDVILDLQNISLRFGGVKALTDISFDVREHEIRAIIGPNGAGKSSMLNVINGVYHPQDGKIFWHGQERKKMEPHMAARQNIARTFQNIALFKGMTVLDNIMTGRITKMKSNFIEHALWFGRARQEELAHRQKVEEVIDFLEIQHIRKTPVGRLPYGLQKRVELARALAAEPSMLLLDEPMAGMNVEEKQDMCRFILDVNDQFGTTIVLIEHDMGVVMDISDRVVVLDYGKKIGDGVPDEVKNNEDVIKAYLGAGH, encoded by the coding sequence ATGAGCAAAAAAATAGGCGACGTCATTCTCGACCTGCAGAACATTTCCCTGCGTTTCGGCGGCGTCAAGGCGCTGACCGACATCTCCTTCGACGTCCGCGAACACGAAATCCGCGCCATCATCGGCCCGAACGGGGCCGGCAAGAGCTCGATGCTGAACGTCATCAACGGCGTTTATCACCCGCAGGACGGCAAGATTTTCTGGCACGGCCAGGAGCGCAAGAAGATGGAGCCGCACATGGCGGCCCGCCAGAACATCGCTCGCACCTTCCAGAACATTGCCTTGTTCAAGGGCATGACCGTGCTCGACAACATCATGACCGGGCGCATCACCAAGATGAAGTCCAACTTCATCGAGCATGCCCTGTGGTTCGGTCGGGCCCGCCAGGAAGAGCTGGCGCATCGCCAGAAGGTCGAGGAAGTGATCGATTTCCTGGAAATCCAGCACATCCGCAAGACGCCGGTCGGCCGCCTGCCCTATGGCCTGCAAAAGCGCGTCGAGCTGGCCCGGGCGCTGGCCGCAGAGCCGTCGATGCTGCTGCTCGACGAGCCGATGGCCGGTATGAACGTCGAAGAGAAACAGGACATGTGCCGCTTCATCCTCGACGTCAATGACCAGTTCGGCACGACCATCGTGCTGATCGAACACGACATGGGCGTCGTCATGGATATTTCCGACCGCGTCGTCGTGCTCGACTACGGCAAGAAGATCGGCGACGGCGTGCCCGACGAAGTGAAAAACAATGAGGATGTGATCAAGGCCTATCTTGGCGCTGGTCACTAA
- a CDS encoding branched-chain amino acid ABC transporter permease → MNFFFEVLIGGLLSGVMYALVALGFVMIYKASGVFNFAQGAMVYMAALSVVGCIEKGAPLWLAIILAFGIMTLFGIATEKFVLRKLVNQPPISLFMATIGLAFFIEGLAPMIFGSDPRALELGIVDEPIPWILDNWNMVISKFDLVAAGVAAVLVATLALFFQYTRIGRALRAVADDHQAALSIGIPLQHIWAIVWGVAGFVALVAGMMWGARNGVQFALTFTALKALPVLILGGFTSVPGAIVGGLIIGASEKLAEIYIPPVMQDLFGGNFGGIEGWFPYVLALLFLLVRPEGLFGEKHIDRV, encoded by the coding sequence ATGAATTTTTTCTTTGAAGTCCTGATCGGCGGACTGCTCTCGGGGGTCATGTATGCCCTCGTGGCGCTCGGCTTCGTGATGATCTACAAGGCCTCGGGGGTGTTCAACTTCGCCCAGGGCGCGATGGTCTATATGGCGGCGCTGTCGGTGGTCGGCTGCATCGAGAAGGGGGCGCCGCTGTGGCTGGCGATCATCCTCGCGTTCGGCATCATGACGCTGTTCGGCATCGCCACCGAGAAGTTCGTGCTGCGCAAGTTGGTCAACCAGCCGCCGATTTCGCTGTTCATGGCGACCATCGGTCTGGCCTTCTTCATCGAAGGCCTGGCCCCGATGATCTTCGGCAGCGACCCGCGGGCCCTGGAGCTGGGCATTGTCGACGAGCCGATTCCCTGGATTCTCGACAACTGGAACATGGTCATTTCCAAGTTCGATCTGGTGGCGGCCGGCGTAGCCGCCGTGCTGGTCGCGACGCTCGCCCTGTTCTTCCAATACACCCGCATCGGCCGGGCCCTGCGCGCCGTTGCCGACGACCATCAGGCGGCCCTGTCGATCGGCATTCCGCTGCAGCACATCTGGGCCATCGTCTGGGGCGTCGCCGGTTTCGTCGCGCTGGTCGCCGGCATGATGTGGGGCGCCCGCAATGGCGTGCAGTTTGCGCTCACTTTCACCGCGCTCAAGGCGCTGCCGGTACTCATTCTCGGCGGCTTCACCTCGGTGCCGGGGGCGATTGTCGGCGGCCTGATCATCGGCGCCTCCGAAAAGCTGGCGGAAATCTACATCCCGCCGGTCATGCAGGATCTGTTCGGCGGCAATTTCGGCGGCATCGAGGGCTGGTTCCCGTATGTGCTGGCGCTGCTCTTCCTTCTCGTGCGGCCGGAAGGCTTGTTTGGCGAGAAGC